In Crassostrea angulata isolate pt1a10 chromosome 6, ASM2561291v2, whole genome shotgun sequence, a genomic segment contains:
- the LOC128188870 gene encoding uncharacterized protein LOC128188870 — protein MLQFLLVAFASVATNAQTTEKSLADHLFEGRTWRNENWDAVVNTFGLVNFKWTTTLPTNTVINETAYLAESKNALLMKSRDRDLRGEGYDKSTSLIDFDTGMIAFRTKFPTTNTLVASNGMSRRERRRKLRKLLAGKEQACFIINTSITLAEVKEELQNRVNSSPVPTGTPKKFVAEEKNRVSSAELAKLNGKIAKFCSRAAPHNNNFRLVKDSTATTHADNLVVMGQFDSTQNATSIPYEIHVEQSIIDALQKLATTNTESPAAAGEAPVGVLPEAAEEV, from the exons ATGTTGCAGTTCCTTCTGGTTGCTTTTGCTTCGGTTGCTACCAATGCACAAACGACAGAAAAATCCCTCGCCGATCATTTGTTTGAAGGCAGAACATGGAGGAACGAGAACTGGGATGCCGTCGTTAACACATTTGGG CTGGTCAACTTCAAATGGACGACTACTTTACCAACAAACACTGTCATCAACGAAACGGCGTACCTAGCCGAGAGTAAGAACGCCCTTCTGATGAAGTCACGTGACAGGGATCTGAGGGGGGAGGGATACGACAAATCAACTTCTCTGATCGACTTTGACACG gGAATGATTGCCTTCCGGACTAAGTTCCCCACTACCAACACACTGGTCGCTTCAAACGGAATGTCCAGGAGAGAGAGAAGGAGGAAGCTGAGAAAGCTTTTAGCCGGCAAAGAACAGGCTTGCTTCATCATTAACACAAGTATTACTCTAGCGGAGGTCAAGGAAGAGCTCCAGAACCGAGTCAAT agtTCTCCAGTCCCAACTGGAACCCCAAAAAAGTTTGTGGCAGAAGAGAAGAATCGCGTCTCTTCAGCAGAATTAGCAAAATTGAACGGTAAAATCGCCAAGTTCTGCAGCAGAGCCGCTCCACACAATAACAACTTTAGACTTGTTAAAG ACTCTACAGCCACCACCCACGCCGATAACTTGGTGGTGATGGGCCAGTTTGATAGTACACAGAACGCCACATCCATTCCATACGAAATCCACGTGGAACAGTCTATCATTGATGCTCTCCAGAAACTGGCCACAACCAACACAGAGTCGCCGGCGGCGGCTGGAGAAGCTCCCGTAGGAGTTCTTCCCGAGGCTGCCGAGGAGGTCTGA